The proteins below are encoded in one region of Triticum aestivum cultivar Chinese Spring chromosome 1B, IWGSC CS RefSeq v2.1, whole genome shotgun sequence:
- the LOC123149282 gene encoding L-type lectin-domain containing receptor kinase IX.1: MAELKLCLCSSSHLLVLCFLLLCVHVHHATAISFNYSSFSSGDFREEDDAMVTDGRIELVGDEAGGRARGRVLYKQPVQLWDPVTGETAGFTMSFNFSIQSLPNRSSTPGHGMTFFVAPYMPEMPQDSYDGCLGLFDEKHAPKNGTTAISANASGSASFVAVEFDTHRDAWDPSSRHIGVDVNNVDSGGNFRILPEGSLVDAGVMSSTVSYDNSTARLDVVLRVSGAEYALGATVDLRSLLPVQVALGFSAATGDAFGSNHTLLSWSFHSTLPTRNYTPSTSSSSTKKATLQLRAGVAAAAVLVLLLAVAVAVLFRRASRRDRQPDDKDMLAGDMTPDSLDADGDELGSSTGPRPIPYASLAAATRNFAEEGKLGQGGSGSVYRGHMKELGGRDVAVKVFLRGASLEGRKEYRSEVTIISRLRHRNLVQLIGWCHGRRRLLLVYELVHNGSLDGYLYSNTKNDVLTWQVRYQIILGLASAVLYLHQEWDQCVVHGDIKPSNIMLDESFNTKLGDFGLSRLIDHGMSLQTMTAMAGTPGYLDPECVITGKASTESDMYSFGVTLLEIVCGRRPMAPPSAGARDGQVFRLLEWVWDLYGRGAALDTADQRLGGVFDRWEMERVVAVGLWSAHPNPKMRPAIRQAAEALQSRKFRMPVLPPKMPVAVYLQPFGGTTMEYGDSTTTVGSGVTTQQHSSSSCTTATQSSNTSMPSAVSEELNPNIE; this comes from the exons ATGGCTGAGCTGAAGCTATGCTTGTGCTCAAGTAGCCATCTCCTCGTCTTGTGCTTCTTGCTCCTCTGTGTACATGTCCATCATGCGACCGCTATCTCGTTCAACTACAGCTCCTTCAGCTCCGGTGATTTCAGAGAGGAGGATGACGCGATGGTCACCGACGGCAGGATTGAGCTCGTCGGCGACGAGGCCGGCGGTCGAGCAAGGGGCCGCGTTCTGTACAAGCAGCCGGTGCAGCTCTGGGACCCCGTCACGGGCGAGACGGCCGGCTTCACCATGAGCTTCAACTTCAGCATCCAGTCCCTGCCTAACCGGAGCAGCACCCCCGGGCACGGCATGACGTTCTTCGTCGCGCCGTACATGCCCGAAATGCCGCAGGATTCCTACGATGGCTGCCTTGGGCTCTTCGACGAGAAACATGCCCCGAAGAACGGGACGACGGCGATCTCCGCCAACGCCTCCGGCAGCGCCAGCTTCGTCGCCGTGGAGTTCGACACCCACCGTGACGCGTGGGACCCGAGCAGCCGGCACATCGGCGTAGACGTGAACAACGTCGACTCAGGCGGCAACTTCAGGATCTTGCCAGAAGGCAGCCTCGTGGACGCCGGCGTTATGTCTTCGACGGTGAGCTACGATAATTCCACGGCGAGGCTGGACGTCGTCCTCCGCGTCAGTGGCGCCGAGTATGCCCTCGGCGCTACCGTCGACCTGCGAAGCTTGCTGCCGGTGCAGGTCGCGTTAGGCTTCTCGGCGGCCACCGGTGATGCCTTCGGCAGCAATCACACGTTACTCTCGTGGTCCTTCCACTCCACGCTCCCGACGAGGAACTACACGCCATCTACCTCGTCATCGTCAACCAAGAAGGCCACCCTACAACTCAGAGCCGGGGTTGCCGCCGCAGCCGTGCTGGTGCTCCTGCTCGCGGTCGCCGTGGCGGTGCTGTTCCGGCGTGCGAGCAGGAGAGACAGGCAACCAGACGACAAAGACATGCTCGCCGGCGACATGaccccggactccctcgatgccgACGGCGATGAGCTCGGTTCCAGCACGGGACCCCGGCCGATCCCGTACGCCAGCCTAGCGGCGGCGACGAGGAACTTCGCGGAGGAAGGGAAGCTGGGGCAGGGCGGATCCGGGTCGGTGTACCGGGGCCACATGAAAGAGCTCGGCGGCCGCGACGTCGCCGTCAAGGTATTCCTGCGAGGGGCGTCCTTGGAGGGGAGGAAGGAGTACAGGTCGGAGGTCACCATCATCAGCAGACTGCGTCACCGGAATCTTGTGCAGCTAATCGGCTGGTGCCATGGCCGCAGGCGGCTGCTGCTGGTCTACGAGCTCGTCCACAACGGCAGCCTCGATGGGTACCTCTACAGCAACACCAAAAACGACGTCCTGACTTGGCAAGTTAG ATACCAGATCATTCTTGGACTGGCGTCTGCCGTGCTGTACCTCCACCAAGAATGGGATCAATGCGTCGTCCATGGTGACATTAAGCCGAGCAACATCATGCTGGACGAGTCCTTCAACACCAAGCTAGGCGACTTCGGCCTGTCGCGGCTCATCGACCACGGCATGAGCTTGCAGACAATGACCGCCATGGCTGGTACCCCGGGCTACCTTGACCCAGAGTGCGTCATCACCGGCAAGGCGTCCACCGAGTCCGACATGTACAGCTTCGGTGTCACGCTGCTGGAGATCGTGTGCGGGCGGCGACCGATGGCGCCGCCCAGCGCCGGTGCGAGGGACGGCCAGGTGTTCCGGCTGCTGGAGTGGGTGTGGGACCTCTACGGCAGGGGCGCCGCCCTTGACACCGCTGACCAGCGCCTCGGCGGCGTGTTCGACCGCTGGGAGATGGAGCGGGTGGTGGCCGTTGGGCTGTGGTCCGCGCACCCGAACCCGAAGATGAGGCCGGCGATAAGGCAGGCAGCCGAGGCGCTGCAGTCAAGGAAGTTCAGGATGCCGGTGCTGCCGCCCAAGATGCCGGTGGCCGTGTACCTGCAGCCTTTCGGAGGTACCACCATGGAGTACGGCGACAGCACCACCACGGTCGGGTCCGGGGTTACCACGCAGCAGCACTCGTCGTCCAGCTGTACAACAGCGACGCAATCTTCAAATACTAGCATGCCATCGGCTGTGAGTGAGGAGTTGAACCCCA
- the LOC123101037 gene encoding FBD-associated F-box protein At4g10400-like: MQVRKRRRPVLADDQQQDPPSPGGVNLDLISRLPDAVLGTVVSLLPTKDGARTQALSRRWRHLWRSADAPLNLAAAPDLAGDDDSLAALVSRILSGHPGPARRLSLRLAFSPDSLGEADGWFRSASLAGLQDLEVTNLDWGSHYSLPPHPLARFAPTLCALRLGGCRFPGPAAPPPRFPHLKQIMLFNVGISEDSLQSVISSCAVLQSISLHNMSFGRLCISSPTLRSIAFYPPRDEGVVAAFRELVIDDAPCLERLLPIYPDDGPVTIRVIRAPKLEVLGFLSQGIPRLHLGTTLFQRMIVVTMTTKMRALKILVLECAPNLDFVVDFLKCFPCLEKLYVIFSEGRNTNIAGKYDQLDPIECLELHLKEVVLKNYCGGHRLYIDFAKFFLLNAKVLRKMEIGARYSYKSNCNIDDWTCYLRRQLQAENRASRDARVEVKVNKFTRHVRTHDLSVDDPFD, translated from the exons ATGCAAGTCAGGAAGAGGCGCAGACCCGTCCTGGCCGACGACCAGCAGCAGGATCCGCCGTCGCCGGGGGGCGTCAACCTCGACCTCATCAGCCGCCTCCCCGATGCGGTGCTCGGCACGGTCGTCTCTCTCCTCCCCACAAAGGACGGGGCGCGCACGCAGGCCCTCTCCCGCCGATGGCGCCACCTCTGGCGCTCCGCCGACGCGCCGCTCAACCTCGCGGCGGCCCCCGACCTCGCGGGCGACGACGATTCGTTGGCCGCGCTCGTCTCCAGGATCCTCTCCGGCCACCCCGGCCCGGCCCGCCGCCTCTCGCTCCGCCTCGCTTTCTCCCCGGACAGCCTAGGCGAGGCCGACGGCTGGTTCCGCTCCGCGTCGCTCGCCGGCCTCCAGGACCTCGAGGTTACCAACCTGGACTGGGGGAGCCACTACTCGCTGCCGCCGCACCCGCTGGCGCGCTTCGCGCCCACGCTATGCGCGCTCAGGCTCGGCGGCTGCCGGTTCCCCggcccggccgcgccgccgccgaggtttCCGCACCTCAAGCAGATCATGCTGTTCAATGTTGGCATCTCGGAGGACTCTCTGCAGAGCGTCATCTCCAGCTGCGCTGTTCTCCAAAGCATCTCGCTGCACAACATGAGCTTCGGTCGCCTTTGCATCAGCTCGCCGACTCTCCGGAGCATCGCCTTCTATCCTCCTCGCGACGAAGGCGTCGTCGCCGCCTTCCGGGAGCTGGTCATCGACGACGCCccttgccttgagaggctgctgcCAATTTACCCAGACGATGGGCCGGTGACCATACGGGTAATCCGGGCTCCGAAGCTGGAGGTACTTGGTTTCTTGTCTCAAGGCATACCCAGGCTCCACCTTGGAACCACACTCTTTCAG AGAATGATTGTTGTCACCATGACAACCAAAATGCGCGCACTGAAGATTTTGGTTCTTGAATGTGCTCCGAATCTGGATTTTGTTGTTGACTTCCTCAAGTGCTTCCCCTGCTTGGAGAAGCTCTATGTCATT TTTAGTGAAGGAAGGAATACGAATATTGCGGGGAAGTATGATCAGCTTGATCCAATTGAATGCCTTGAACTCCATCTAAAAGAAGTGGTGTTGAAGAATTACTGTGGTGGTCATAGGCTATATATCGACTTTGCCAAGTTCTTTCTTTTGAACGCGAAAGTGCTAAGGAAAATGGAAATCGGGGCCCGTTACAGCTACAAATCCAACTGCAACATCGACGACTGGACGTGTTATCTACGTAGGCAGCTACAAGCGGAGAATAGAGCTTCTCGAGATGCACGGGTTGAAGTAAAAGTTAATAAATTCACCCGCCACGTACGTACTCACGATTTGTCAGTGGATGATCCTTTTGACTGA